A window of Methanolobus sediminis contains these coding sequences:
- the uppS gene encoding polyprenyl diphosphate synthase, which yields MLKRIPGIAYKGYERLLTQEVKNEKVPRHVAIIMDGNRRYARKLGQITSYGHARGADVTENVMEWACSLGIEYLTIYAFSTENFNRNDDEKDKLFDLIRVKFDEIVVDERTHERKMRVHAIGDIDKLPESLKESIKNVELVTSEYDNFVLNVAIAYGGRQEIIQAVKEIAFKVESEELEPEDITEETISDHLYPSGNSALPDVDLIIRTGGDERVSNFLPWQANGNECAAYFCAPFWPEFRKIDFLRSIRVYQARMREKNQHTTIRAAHFLKALGKAEIEEVRHHSKDCN from the coding sequence ATTCTGAAAAGAATACCCGGAATAGCCTATAAAGGATATGAACGTCTTCTCACACAGGAAGTGAAGAATGAGAAAGTTCCCCGGCACGTAGCCATTATTATGGATGGGAACCGGAGATATGCACGAAAACTAGGACAGATAACTTCCTATGGGCATGCCAGGGGTGCAGATGTAACTGAAAATGTCATGGAATGGGCCTGCAGCTTAGGTATTGAATATCTCACGATCTATGCATTTTCTACTGAGAATTTCAACAGAAATGATGATGAAAAAGACAAGCTCTTTGACCTTATCAGAGTGAAGTTTGATGAAATAGTAGTTGATGAAAGAACCCATGAAAGAAAAATGCGAGTTCATGCCATCGGCGATATTGATAAATTGCCGGAGTCATTAAAAGAGTCAATTAAGAACGTGGAACTTGTAACATCAGAATATGATAATTTTGTCCTCAACGTTGCTATTGCATATGGCGGCAGACAGGAAATAATCCAGGCAGTTAAAGAGATAGCTTTCAAAGTAGAGTCTGAAGAGCTTGAACCTGAAGATATTACCGAAGAAACAATTTCAGATCACCTTTATCCTTCGGGAAATTCTGCCCTGCCTGACGTAGATCTTATTATTCGCACAGGAGGAGATGAAAGAGTGTCAAATTTCCTTCCATGGCAGGCCAATGGAAATGAGTGTGCTGCTTACTTCTGTGCCCCGTTCTGGCCGGAGTTCCGTAAGATCGATTTTCTTCGCTCTATTCGCGTGTATCAGGCCCGTATGAGAGAAAAGAATCAGCATACAACCATACGTGCGGCACATTTCCTAAAAGCACTGGGAAAAGCGGAGATTGAAGAAGTGCGACACCATTCAAAAGATTGCAATTAG
- a CDS encoding DNA-directed RNA polymerase subunit D yields MTMEVDILELSERSAKFILSNTSAAFANGVRRAALSDVPTLAIDDVNIYNNTSVLFDEQLALRLGLIPLTTDIEEFVPVDECTCGGAECPACKVSLTLSAEGPRMVYSGDLVSSDERVQAADQNVPIIDLKEGQKVVLEAIAHMDYGHKHAKWQAGVACGYKNMPIVTFENCDECGACVNECPKSIIHIGPNGAEISGDDILKCILCKLCASVCEIDAITVSEDENSFIFTMESDGSYTVQQLIINAGTTIKEKASRLGEILESL; encoded by the coding sequence ATGACAATGGAAGTAGACATACTTGAACTGTCAGAGAGGTCTGCGAAGTTTATATTATCCAATACAAGTGCGGCATTTGCCAATGGTGTCAGAAGAGCAGCGCTCTCTGACGTCCCAACTCTTGCTATTGATGATGTGAACATCTATAACAATACATCAGTCCTCTTTGACGAGCAGTTAGCGTTAAGGCTTGGCCTTATCCCTTTGACAACAGACATTGAGGAGTTCGTACCAGTTGATGAGTGCACCTGTGGCGGCGCCGAATGTCCTGCATGTAAGGTTTCCCTTACACTCAGTGCTGAGGGTCCGAGAATGGTATATTCTGGGGATCTTGTGTCTTCTGATGAAAGAGTACAGGCTGCTGACCAGAATGTTCCTATCATTGACCTGAAGGAAGGTCAGAAGGTTGTGCTTGAAGCTATTGCTCACATGGACTATGGTCACAAGCACGCAAAATGGCAGGCTGGTGTGGCATGCGGCTACAAGAATATGCCAATAGTCACGTTTGAGAACTGTGACGAGTGTGGTGCATGTGTGAATGAATGTCCAAAGAGCATAATTCACATTGGTCCGAACGGTGCAGAAATATCCGGTGACGATATCCTTAAGTGTATTCTTTGCAAACTCTGTGCATCTGTCTGTGAGATTGATGCAATAACTGTGTCTGAAGATGAAAATTCTTTCATTTTCACAATGGAATCTGATGGTTCATACACGGTTCAACAGTTAATTATAAATGCAGGAACAACTATTAAGGAGAAAGCCAGCCGGTTAGGAGAGATTTTAGAGTCCCTCTGA
- a CDS encoding 30S ribosomal protein S11 yields the protein MAANGIWGVAHIKCSFNNTIITVTDITGAETIAKSSGGMVVKAARDESSPYTAMQMASQLADTLKDKGIEGIHIKVRAPGGNKQRSPGPGAQAAIRAFARAGIKIGRIQDVTPVPHDGTRPKGGRRT from the coding sequence ATGGCAGCAAACGGAATCTGGGGTGTAGCACACATAAAATGCTCATTCAATAACACTATTATTACCGTAACTGACATTACAGGTGCCGAAACCATCGCCAAATCATCTGGTGGAATGGTTGTAAAGGCAGCACGTGATGAAAGTTCACCTTACACCGCTATGCAGATGGCAAGCCAGCTTGCAGACACTCTCAAGGACAAGGGAATTGAAGGTATCCACATAAAGGTGCGTGCACCTGGTGGAAACAAACAGAGAAGCCCAGGTCCTGGAGCACAGGCTGCTATCAGGGCATTTGCCAGGGCAGGTATCAAGATCGGAAGGATACAGGATGTAACACCTGTGCCACACGACGGTACACGTCCAAAAGGCGGTAGAAGAACATAA
- a CDS encoding 30S ribosomal protein S4: MGFPGKKRKSYDTPKHPWQAARMATEVELLKKYGLRNKKELWKAVSILRRYRADARRILAESAETELSGHLKTESDQILARLIRFSVLPSDANIDDILALQTETILERRLQTQVYRLGLARTPKQARQFITHGHIAINGQKATVPGMLISKAEEMQIDYYGNSPLTSESHAERPAQIASAVAGKEE, encoded by the coding sequence ATGGGATTCCCAGGTAAAAAGAGAAAGAGTTATGATACTCCAAAGCATCCTTGGCAGGCTGCCAGGATGGCAACTGAAGTCGAACTCCTTAAAAAGTACGGCCTCCGTAATAAGAAGGAACTCTGGAAAGCAGTCAGTATTCTCAGAAGATACAGAGCAGATGCTCGTAGAATTCTTGCAGAATCTGCAGAGACTGAACTTTCCGGTCACCTCAAAACTGAATCTGACCAAATTCTTGCAAGGCTTATCAGGTTCTCAGTGCTTCCATCCGATGCAAACATCGATGACATCCTTGCGCTTCAGACAGAAACAATCCTTGAACGCAGGCTGCAGACTCAGGTATACAGACTTGGACTTGCAAGAACTCCAAAGCAGGCAAGGCAGTTTATCACTCACGGTCACATCGCTATTAATGGGCAGAAGGCAACCGTTCCAGGTATGCTCATCTCCAAGGCAGAAGAGATGCAGATCGATTACTATGGTAACTCCCCTCTGACAAGCGAGTCACATGCAGAAAGACCAGCACAGATTGCTTCAGCAGTAGCAGGAAAGGAGGAGTAA
- a CDS encoding 30S ribosomal protein S13, with amino-acid sequence MADEEIRHLVRIMNTDLQGSQPVMYALTGIRGIGLRTSRIIVDSTGIDPKETIGYLSDEDIAKLDDAIASFESNIPTWMLNRCEDPLTGDDKHLLGQDIIMTLREDLNNLKKVRAYRGMRHERGLKVRGQRTKSTGRRGSTIGVSKKK; translated from the coding sequence ATGGCAGATGAAGAAATAAGACACTTAGTCCGTATCATGAATACTGACCTTCAGGGTAGTCAGCCTGTAATGTACGCGCTGACAGGTATTCGCGGTATTGGACTCAGAACATCAAGAATTATTGTTGACAGCACGGGTATTGACCCAAAAGAAACAATCGGTTACCTTTCCGATGAAGATATTGCAAAGCTCGATGATGCTATTGCTAGCTTTGAGAGCAATATCCCAACCTGGATGCTTAACAGATGTGAAGACCCATTAACTGGAGATGACAAGCATCTCCTTGGCCAGGATATCATCATGACCCTCAGGGAAGACCTGAACAACCTCAAGAAGGTAAGGGCATATCGTGGTATGAGGCACGAGAGAGGTCTTAAGGTCAGAGGTCAGAGAACAAAGTCCACAGGAAGGCGTGGCTCAACCATCGGCGTAAGCAAGAAGAAGTAA
- a CDS encoding MFS transporter → MKINTIQFLANASYMMSSIFIPIYARSLGASFFEVGVIAACFSLATFVSSFIFGKAADINRLRPIVLIGLLACSLSFFLQVFTVGTFTLAVARSLVGFCMGIYPAALIVYVYYQKESIGKFSSFGSLGWMAGFLVAGYVGEIKYLFILSSLLFFVSFIAALKLKDIEKPSLELSYFSFETFRKNIATYLSVFIRHSGAAAMWAVLPLYMAYLGASSMWIGIIYAINPFLQFLIMRRLDSFRNELLIIWGFLLSGVAFFVYFLSPNYIYIIPGMFFVAFGWSFLFVGASQLLMERSKEKATAAGILNSVIAASNIVGAVLGGLTLQFYGYRETMIFAAVCSVAGAVIFWLMDRPVCSIAV, encoded by the coding sequence ATGAAAATAAATACTATTCAGTTTCTGGCAAATGCCTCTTACATGATGTCCAGCATTTTCATTCCCATATATGCAAGGTCACTGGGTGCCTCCTTCTTTGAAGTGGGCGTGATTGCTGCCTGTTTTAGTCTGGCTACCTTTGTTTCTTCTTTCATATTCGGAAAAGCAGCTGATATCAACCGTCTCAGGCCCATAGTTCTTATTGGCCTGCTGGCATGTTCACTTTCTTTCTTCCTGCAGGTATTTACCGTTGGCACGTTTACACTTGCTGTTGCAAGATCACTTGTTGGCTTTTGCATGGGCATTTATCCGGCAGCTCTCATAGTATATGTGTATTATCAGAAGGAAAGTATCGGGAAGTTCAGTTCCTTTGGTTCACTTGGGTGGATGGCCGGTTTTCTGGTTGCAGGTTATGTAGGCGAGATAAAGTATCTTTTTATTCTTTCTTCCTTGTTGTTTTTTGTCTCCTTCATAGCGGCATTAAAGTTGAAGGATATTGAAAAGCCATCCCTTGAGTTAAGCTATTTCTCATTTGAGACATTCAGGAAAAATATTGCAACCTATCTGTCAGTTTTCATAAGGCATTCAGGTGCTGCGGCCATGTGGGCAGTGTTACCTCTGTATATGGCTTATCTTGGAGCTTCCAGCATGTGGATTGGGATCATTTATGCAATCAATCCTTTTCTGCAATTCCTGATCATGAGGCGACTGGATAGTTTCAGGAATGAATTGCTCATTATATGGGGTTTTTTATTATCAGGTGTGGCTTTTTTTGTGTATTTCCTGTCACCAAATTATATCTACATTATTCCAGGTATGTTCTTTGTGGCTTTCGGGTGGTCTTTCTTGTTTGTAGGTGCCAGTCAGTTGCTCATGGAACGCAGTAAAGAAAAAGCCACTGCTGCCGGTATTCTTAACTCGGTGATAGCTGCAAGCAATATCGTTGGTGCTGTGCTTGGTGGTTTGACCCTGCAATTCTACGGGTACAGGGAAACCATGATTTTTGCGGCAGTTTGCTCAGTAGCAGGGGCAGTTATATTTTGGTTAATGGACAGGCCCGTTTGTTCTATTGCGGTCTGA
- the cmk gene encoding (d)CMP kinase, translating to MLLTISGLPGSGTTTVSRLLSEKYNLQMISAGEVFRSLAKEYGMTLAEFGALAESDDSIDLKIDERQKEIANTHDNIILEGRLAGHMAAKALKVWVKAPVNVRVERIVGREGSSFDDKLAETIEREASEAIRYKTIYNIDINDLSVYDLVIDSQKWDQFQITNIISAAIDNYSDI from the coding sequence GTGTTACTGACTATCAGCGGCCTTCCGGGAAGTGGTACTACCACTGTATCCCGTTTACTTTCAGAGAAATATAATCTTCAAATGATTTCTGCTGGCGAGGTTTTCCGTTCTCTTGCAAAAGAGTACGGTATGACTCTGGCTGAATTTGGTGCTCTTGCAGAATCGGATGACAGCATCGATCTGAAAATAGATGAACGCCAGAAAGAGATTGCTAATACTCATGATAATATAATTCTAGAAGGCCGTCTTGCGGGACATATGGCTGCAAAAGCACTTAAGGTATGGGTAAAGGCTCCTGTGAATGTCCGTGTAGAACGGATTGTTGGCAGGGAAGGTAGTTCTTTTGATGACAAACTGGCTGAAACCATTGAACGTGAAGCATCGGAAGCGATCAGGTACAAGACTATCTATAATATAGATATCAATGACCTTTCAGTTTATGATCTTGTGATTGACTCTCAAAAGTGGGACCAATTCCAGATCACAAATATTATTTCCGCTGCAATAGATAATTATTCTGATATTTGA
- a CDS encoding DUF106 domain-containing protein, whose translation MVTEQFKKKLDQFLLAFGISLMLGIMILGQDFRDSLGTAMSVIMDPVVVILGADNLHIVLFIMASITALYASLIQKYTINWDLMRNTQEKMKVFQKEFREAQLSNNTALMKKMDEERKAMMEDQMEMSKQQFKPMAYISIISLPLFMWAYHYIKGHGAASLVFPFWGEQILTDPVFGPFQHWIFWYFIASLAVSQLIRKALDVGGV comes from the coding sequence TTGGTTACAGAACAATTTAAGAAAAAGCTGGACCAGTTTCTCCTGGCTTTCGGAATTTCCCTTATGCTGGGAATAATGATTCTTGGTCAGGATTTCAGGGACTCCCTTGGAACAGCAATGAGTGTTATTATGGACCCTGTGGTGGTTATCCTAGGAGCTGATAACCTTCACATTGTTCTGTTCATAATGGCATCCATTACAGCTCTTTATGCTTCCCTCATACAGAAATACACAATTAACTGGGATCTTATGCGTAACACCCAGGAAAAGATGAAGGTATTTCAGAAAGAATTCAGGGAAGCTCAGCTTTCCAATAATACAGCTCTTATGAAGAAGATGGACGAAGAGCGCAAAGCAATGATGGAAGATCAGATGGAAATGTCCAAGCAGCAGTTCAAACCCATGGCATACATAAGTATTATTTCTCTTCCTTTGTTCATGTGGGCTTACCACTATATCAAAGGGCATGGTGCTGCTTCACTTGTATTCCCATTCTGGGGAGAACAGATATTGACTGATCCTGTATTCGGTCCTTTCCAGCATTGGATCTTCTGGTATTTTATTGCCTCTCTGGCTGTAAGTCAGTTGATAAGAAAGGCTCTGGATGTTGGTGGAGTCTGA
- a CDS encoding adenylate kinase — translation MNIALFGPPGAGKGTQAKELSKQYSIPHISTGDILRANVRDGTELGLKAKQYMDKGELVPDEVLIGLIRNRLSECDCETGYLLDGYPRTIPQADALTDILKEIGKPLDAVINIEVSDDELVKRLSGRRSCTCGESYHVMFNPPEKEGVCNACSAELYQRDDDKEEVIRQRLTVYNEKTKPLINYYDDAGILVNIDGSGAVDAVFADVCKVMDQFK, via the coding sequence CAGGCAAAAGAATTATCAAAACAGTATAGTATCCCTCACATCTCTACAGGTGACATTTTAAGAGCAAATGTCCGTGACGGAACTGAACTTGGATTGAAAGCAAAACAGTATATGGACAAAGGCGAACTTGTCCCTGATGAGGTTCTTATAGGTCTTATCAGAAACAGGTTGAGTGAGTGTGATTGTGAAACAGGCTATCTTCTTGATGGATATCCTCGTACAATTCCACAGGCTGATGCACTTACTGACATCCTCAAAGAGATTGGTAAGCCTCTTGATGCAGTTATCAATATTGAAGTAAGCGATGATGAGCTTGTAAAAAGATTAAGTGGTCGTCGCAGCTGCACATGTGGTGAAAGCTATCATGTCATGTTCAACCCTCCTGAAAAGGAAGGAGTTTGTAATGCATGTAGTGCTGAACTCTATCAGAGGGATGATGATAAAGAAGAGGTCATCCGCCAGAGACTTACTGTCTACAATGAAAAGACAAAGCCTCTCATAAACTATTATGATGATGCAGGTATACTTGTCAATATTGATGGTAGTGGTGCAGTAGATGCTGTATTCGCAGATGTTTGCAAGGTAATGGACCAATTCAAATAA